Proteins from a single region of Trypanosoma brucei brucei TREU927 chromosome 7, complete sequence:
- a CDS encoding hypothetical protein, conserved (similar to tRNA pseudouridine synthase C (EC 4.2.1.70) (Pseudouridylate synthase)(Uracil hydrolyase). (Swiss-Prot:Q87MD4) {Vibrio parahaemolyticus}) yields the protein MCYSTKGSMEATRLQLLEEASWNDESKRKLYSTPLFPGFPWYTATSPPKEREQPTRRFVVPYFFTFRVFVKGRWVGRELVDVYSEEHVHHSRSYYEACVEKGRLQKISRSRCNVRRNHMKRSHTAGEPSGADASAGDSSNANGPLQHGDVVLHSVHRHEIPVRMGATGVEPIVLAAVRICEYGILVVHKPAGLPTHASGRYFMNSCTAMLEYVLAPRRLHAWLVEKDPLLQSLVSTIHLTGRERDELLAYYLTDSMEEDTVPIERLPRPCHRLDKVTSGVLLLGISKVAARRVGEALMSKTRQMEEILPRRSRFESDEGTITFDKLHMSGATVRKRYLARVRGCFPENSMKIRFENCPGDKNKEGVLADSNEKDTTCPINGGLLIVTKNSHEGRRDATDGMNVKTFVNSVGVPVLFTSPLRQYRFSENETIYEDLNESYGTPIKEMFCQDAMTLCQPLRHYQSDHSHHKDAGTNTESLVHCVPFSGRMHQIRIHLSDWGHPIVGDVTYNTNERGHDRQTFYFCVDELPKSFRDRFYASDELCWECGGKLPVASFDGSNGSRVALHAWRYEMEHKSLLACSDVVDSESITEGQILGYGEGPPPSLECCYEDAVRMDVGFVQRQGPVVIFLAPPPPWVVE from the coding sequence ATGTGTTACAGTACCAAAGGATCTATGGAGGCAACACGGCTCCAACTTTTGGAAGAGGCCTCCTGGAATGATGAATCGAAGCGAAAATTATACAGCACGCCGCTGTTCCCCGGTTTTCCATGGTACACCGCGACTTCACCTCCTAAGGAGCGCGAACAACCTACGCGGCGCTTTGTCGTCCCGTATTTTTTTACGTTTCGCGTTTTCGTAAAGGGTCGTTGGGTGGGCCGTGAGCTGGTGGATGTTTACTCCGAGGAGCATGTTCATCACTCCCGCAGTTACTACGAGGCTTGCGTGGAAAAGGGACGCTTGCAGAAAATCTCGCGATCGAGGTGCAATGTCCGACGGAATCACATGAAACGATCTCACACTGCGGGCGAGCCGAGTGGAGCAGATGCCAGTGCTGGGGATTCATCTAATGCGAACGGACCACTTCAGCATGGGGACGTTGTTCTTCATTCGGTCCACCGACATGAAATCCCCGTGCGTATGGGCGCCACGGGCGTCGAGCCCATAGTTCTAGCGGCGGTGCGTATTTGTGAATATGGAATTCTGGTTGTGCACAAACCTGCCGGTTTGCCGACTCATGCAAGTGGCAGGTATTTCATGAATTCCTGCACAGCTATGCTGGAATACGTCCTTGCGCCAAGACGTCTGCATGCATGGCTTGTAGAGAAGGATCCACTCCTGCAATCGTTGGTTTCTACTATTCACCTTACTGGGAGGGAGCGGGATGAGCTGCTGGCGTATTATCTCACGGATTCAATGGAAGAAGACACGGTGCCTATTGAGCGGCTCCCGCGGCCCTGCCATAGGTTGGATAAAGTAACATCTGGTGTGCTTCTCTTGGGAATCTCGAAGGTAGCAGCGCGGCGCGTTGGAGAAGCGCTTATGAGTAAGACGCGGCAGATGGAGGAGATTCTGCCACGGCGATCCCGCTTTGAGAGCGACGAGGGGACGATTACTTTTGATAAGTTGCACATGTCCGGCGCCACAGTCAGGAAACGGTACTTGGCGCGGGTTCGTGGCTGTTTCCCGGAAAATTCTATGAAGATACGATTTGAAAATTGTCCTGGGGataaaaataaggaaggcGTGCTAGCTGACAGCAATGAGAAAGATACCACATGCCCCATTAACGGTGGCTTGTTAATTGTTACCAAAAACTCTCATGAAGGGCGCAGAGATGCAACTGATGGGATGAACGTAAAGACTTTTGTGAATTCAGTTGGTGTACCGGTTCTTTTCACCTCTCCGTTGCGGCAGTACAGGTTCAGTGAAAATGAAACGATATATGAAGATTTGAATGAATCGTATGGGACCCCTATCAAGGAAATGTTTTGTCAGGATGCTATGACGCTGTGTCAGCCGCTACGGCACTATCAGAGTGATCACTCCCACCATAAAGATGCAGGAACGAACACCGAAAGTCTTGTCCACTGCGTGCCATTCTCTGGTCGCATGCATCAGATTCGTATCCACCTTAGTGATTGGGGACATCCCATTGTTGGGGATGTGACATACAATACAAATGAGCGAGGGCATGATAGGCAaactttttacttttgcGTAGACGAGTTGCCAAAATCTTTTCGTGACAGATTTTATGCTTCCGACGAGTTGTGCTGGGAGTGTGGTGGGAAACTTCCTGTGGCTTCTTTTGATGGTTCCAATGGGTCCCGCGTTGCCTTGCACGCCTGGCGGTACGAAATGGAGCATAAATCTTTACTTGCCTGCTCGGATGTGGTCGACTCCGAAAGCATCACCGAAGGTCAAATTTTGGGGTACGGTGAGGGCCCACCGCCCAGTTTGGAGTGCTGCTATGAAGACGCAGTGCGTATGGATGTGGGTTTTGTGCAGCGGCAGGGAccagttgttatttttcttgcaCCTCCGCCACCTTGGGTTGTAGAGTAA
- a CDS encoding dynein arm light chain, axonemal, putative (similar to 33 kDa inner dynein arm light chain, axonemal (p33). (Swiss-Prot:Q26630) [Strongylocentrotus purpuratus;]) — MATLNAPPNVYDEEGTVLYRAVPSNLISDDEPITAAAVNAATAAAAGQEAPTIPTTNRQKFGQTQSGVAGTRDAIQSDGGPVRLTQESLTPVKALAKLFPPVPLNVPGHDKDRTNTRGQEQECAWMKAAAVDHTSRLDCVHLQEHLERRCQQEHARPSGVVCTIREGIYADGMREVIRQVTVLCPERGLLLAELAEEMQQTTNTYDILFDSASQYTVRKAIERDLRSYLFKEKEWMESEVRRLENRVNELRAKHNGMLKRFEEQKQSEQKIHEEEVKYLRKANQQIINEIKRFAAVEKSSTPTPGM; from the coding sequence ATGGCAACCTTGAACGCACCACCGAACGTTTACGATGAGGAAGGCACCGTGTTGTATCGTGCTGTTCCTTCAAACTTAATTAGTGACGATGAGCCGATCACGGCTGCAGCGGTTAATGCTGCTACAGCCGCCGCCGCGGGCCAAGAGGCGCCCACCATTCCCACCACCAATAGACAAAAGTTCGGGCAAACGCAAAGCGGGGTTGCCGGCACACGAGACGCCATTCAGTCGGATGGGGGACCAGTGCGACTCACTCAGGAAAGTTTAACTCCAGTAAAAGCCCTCGCCAAATTGTTTCCCCCCGTGCCACTCAACGTGCCGGGACACGATAAGGATCGTACCAATACCCGCGGGCAGGAGCAGGAATGTGCATGGATGAAGGCTGCTGCCGTTGATCACACGAGCCGTTTGGACTGTGTTCACCTTCAGGAACACTTGGAGCGGCGCTGTCAACAGGAGCATGCACGTCCCTCTGGAGTGGTATGCACTATTCGGGAGGGGATATACGCAGATGGAATGCGGGAGGTTATTCGACAGGTGACTGTGCTCTGTCCGGAACGTGGGTTGCTGCTAGCCGAATTGGCGGAGGAGATGCAGCAAACAACAAATACGTACGATATTCTGTTTGATAGTGCCTCTCAATATACCGTACGAAAGGCCATTGAGCGTGATTTGAGAAGCTATCTATTCAAGGAGAAAGAATGGATGGAAAGCGAGGTGCGTCGACTCGAGAATCGTGTGAATGAGTTACGAGCAAAGCACAATGGGATGCTGAAGCGCTTCGAGGAGCAGAAGCAGTCCGAACAGAAGATCCACgaggaggaagtgaagtATCTGAGAAAAGCCAATCAGCAGATTATCAATGAGATTAAAAGATTTGCCGCTGTAGAGAAGAGTAGTACCCCGACACCAGGCATGTGA